A window from Desulfovibrio subterraneus encodes these proteins:
- a CDS encoding small ribosomal subunit Rsm22 family protein, with protein MKNCLSLPALPLREQLAAYEGVLRTVLSLKQAHRKELHYAVADLSRSLTTERGGMKVNYWSTPRNTSAYLHFYLPWNLYRLAWLLPNLDLNLEDGDTVLDLGSGPLTLVQGMWLARPELRTKKLTFICSDIAPKPMETGRKLLETMMGMPASQSPWKIVLERTALEKTLRNHYGRVRLVSGANVLNELRSGRGQTLEERMDELALAMTNACTDNGEVLFVEPGTRLGGKMVSLLRMGLMEHGMLPQAPCPHDMFCPMLDQQSSGWCHFNASAENAPAWLMDLTNRARMERRNISLSFMHAARTQPQYDTDMVRVLSDPIRLPEATESARYACSSRGLALVHKAFHFQSGCALQIQWPDKPVIDAKSRAQVAYPAKR; from the coding sequence ATGAAAAATTGCCTCTCCCTCCCTGCGTTGCCGTTACGCGAACAGCTTGCCGCCTATGAAGGTGTTCTGCGCACCGTATTGTCCCTCAAGCAAGCACATCGCAAAGAGCTGCACTACGCTGTTGCCGATCTTTCCCGCTCTCTGACCACAGAGCGCGGCGGAATGAAGGTGAACTACTGGTCCACGCCGCGCAACACTTCTGCCTACCTGCATTTCTACCTGCCGTGGAACCTGTACCGTCTGGCCTGGCTGCTGCCCAATCTGGACCTGAACCTTGAAGACGGTGACACCGTGCTCGACCTCGGGTCCGGCCCGCTCACGCTGGTGCAGGGTATGTGGCTCGCGCGCCCTGAACTGCGCACCAAGAAGCTCACCTTCATATGTTCCGATATTGCCCCCAAACCCATGGAAACCGGCCGCAAGCTGCTGGAAACCATGATGGGCATGCCCGCTTCGCAAAGCCCGTGGAAGATAGTGCTGGAACGAACCGCGCTGGAAAAGACCCTGCGCAACCACTATGGCAGAGTGCGTCTTGTGAGCGGAGCCAACGTGCTGAACGAACTGCGTTCCGGAAGAGGCCAGACGCTCGAAGAACGCATGGACGAGCTTGCACTGGCCATGACCAATGCCTGTACCGACAACGGCGAAGTACTGTTTGTAGAACCCGGCACCCGTCTGGGCGGAAAAATGGTGTCGCTGCTGCGTATGGGCCTTATGGAACACGGCATGCTCCCGCAGGCTCCCTGCCCGCACGACATGTTCTGCCCCATGCTGGATCAGCAGAGCTCCGGCTGGTGCCACTTCAACGCATCAGCCGAAAATGCTCCCGCATGGCTCATGGACCTGACCAACCGCGCCCGCATGGAACGCCGCAACATAAGCCTGAGCTTCATGCATGCGGCCCGTACGCAACCGCAGTATGATACCGACATGGTCAGGGTTCTTTCCGATCCCATACGCCTGCCGGAAGCGACAGAATCGGCACGCTACGCCTGTTCCTCGCGCGGGCTTGCACTGGTGCACAAGGCTTTCCACTTCCAGAGCGGCTGCGCCCTGCAGATACAGTGGCCGGATAAACCCGTCATCGATGCCAAATCGCGCGCACAGGTGGCCTATCC
- a CDS encoding ABC transporter ATP-binding protein, producing MLVLDNITKYFNRGTINEVLALNNLNLTVNEGDFITVIGSNGAGKSTTLTCVAGGFKPDTGAIRINNEDITDWPEYRRAAFIGRVFQDPLKGTCASASIEQNMALALKRGKPRGLSKGVKDKDRPWFREQLATLGLGLENRLKDTAGLLSGGQRQALTMLMATMVRPDILLLDEHTAALDPKTANQILELTHTIVETQHLTTLMVTHNMHQALTFGNRLIMLDRGEVILDVAGEEKKNLTVDNLLQRFYALRGEAMGSDRLLLG from the coding sequence ATGCTGGTACTCGACAACATCACCAAGTATTTCAACAGAGGCACCATCAACGAGGTGCTTGCGCTGAACAACCTGAACCTGACGGTAAATGAAGGCGACTTCATAACCGTCATCGGCTCCAACGGCGCAGGAAAATCCACAACCCTCACCTGTGTTGCGGGCGGGTTCAAGCCGGACACCGGTGCCATACGCATCAACAACGAAGACATCACCGACTGGCCGGAATATCGCCGTGCGGCCTTTATCGGCCGCGTGTTTCAAGACCCGCTCAAGGGTACCTGCGCATCGGCTTCCATTGAGCAGAACATGGCACTGGCCCTGAAGCGCGGCAAACCGCGCGGGCTTTCCAAAGGGGTGAAGGACAAAGACCGCCCGTGGTTCCGCGAACAGCTTGCCACGCTCGGCCTCGGCCTTGAAAACCGCCTCAAGGACACAGCCGGTCTGCTCTCCGGCGGGCAGCGTCAGGCGCTGACCATGCTCATGGCAACCATGGTGCGTCCCGACATCCTGCTGCTCGACGAGCACACGGCTGCGCTGGACCCCAAGACCGCCAACCAGATTCTGGAACTGACCCACACCATAGTCGAAACCCAGCACCTCACCACCCTCATGGTCACGCACAACATGCATCAGGCCCTCACCTTCGGGAACCGCCTCATCATGCTGGACCGCGGAGAGGTCATTCTGGATGTTGCCGGCGAGGAAAAGAAGAATCTCACCGTGGACAACCTGCTGCAGCGCTTCTATGCCCTGCGGGGCGAAGCCATGGGTTCGGACAGGCTGCTGCTCGGCTAG
- a CDS encoding ABC transporter permease, with amino-acid sequence MTWYAFYGALEQGFVYGLLVLGVYLTFRVLDFPDLTVDGSLPLGAAVSSVAITAGINPYLSLLMAMGAGFLAGMVTGILNTKFKILHLLASILTMIALYSINIRIMGKPNLTLLGTDTVLDSVSNLGLPPHMSAPLLFACFCAVAVVALVWFLHTELGLTLLATGDNAQMITAQGVNTHTVIIFGVGLSNALAALSGALVAQNQGAADVNMGVGTIVAGLASVIVGETLFGCRSVARAMIAAILGSVAYRLAIALALGLKLGSFSFTPSDLNLITAILVIAALVSPQLKSRFRK; translated from the coding sequence CGGGCTTCTGGTACTGGGGGTCTATCTGACCTTCCGCGTGCTGGACTTTCCCGACCTCACTGTCGACGGCTCGCTGCCGCTCGGCGCGGCTGTTTCCTCAGTTGCCATTACTGCTGGGATCAATCCCTATCTTTCTCTGCTCATGGCCATGGGAGCCGGATTTCTGGCAGGCATGGTCACGGGCATTCTGAACACCAAGTTCAAGATTCTGCATCTGCTTGCCTCCATTCTGACCATGATCGCGCTCTATTCCATCAATATCCGCATCATGGGCAAGCCCAACCTCACCCTGCTGGGTACAGACACCGTGCTGGATTCCGTAAGCAACCTCGGCCTGCCCCCGCACATGTCCGCACCGCTGCTCTTTGCCTGCTTCTGTGCCGTTGCCGTGGTCGCCCTTGTCTGGTTCCTGCACACGGAACTGGGGCTCACCCTGCTCGCCACCGGTGACAATGCGCAGATGATCACCGCGCAAGGGGTAAACACGCACACGGTCATCATCTTCGGTGTGGGCCTTTCCAACGCCCTTGCCGCCCTGTCCGGCGCGCTGGTCGCCCAGAATCAGGGCGCTGCCGACGTGAACATGGGCGTGGGCACCATTGTGGCCGGTCTTGCCTCGGTCATTGTCGGCGAAACACTTTTCGGCTGCCGCAGCGTGGCCCGCGCCATGATCGCGGCCATTCTCGGGTCCGTGGCCTACCGTCTTGCCATTGCGCTGGCACTGGGCCTCAAGCTGGGCAGTTTCTCCTTCACCCCCAGTGACCTGAACCTCATCACGGCCATTCTGGTCATCGCAGCCCTTGTTTCACCCCAGCTGAAAAGCCGGTTCAGGAAGTAA
- a CDS encoding ASKHA domain-containing protein → MQHITVTDHTGESRIIPLKQSDGLTLAQHIYTSGSFCAPALCSGLARCGRCRMRFTENAPLPKGEDALYFSDAELQEGWRLGCHHMPEPDMCITLPELPSRKRPAISPVPATADKLRFAVDIGTTSLHWSLLDSDRRVASGQELNPQLGAGSEVMSRLAFARNGEGAAILQRLVTDRLRTLLANAGADVTECCIAANSVMTYLLLGKSTTCLASAPYSLGYTGGRVETLENLPPVYIPPLPAPFVGGDLSAGMQAVLERSPAYPFLLADLGTNGEFVLALSPDEALVTSVALGPALEGIGLTFGTVAQAGVITRFTMTPKGLQGVALPHSPDGPPPVKGISGTGYLSLVHALIKCGLLQRDGRFAEPPYTNPLAARLAAQIDNRYGEKRFMLQDDMYLLASDVEEILKVKAAFTLAYERLLSEAGLSTADIRTLYLAGALGEHADTADLEGLGFLPEGMGARVSSLGNTSLRGAELFLVDPARRGMAEVWTAAVRHVDLTTDPAFTQNFTHHMRFIFS, encoded by the coding sequence ATGCAACACATCACCGTTACCGATCACACCGGCGAAAGCAGGATAATCCCTCTGAAGCAATCAGACGGTCTCACTCTGGCACAACACATTTACACCAGCGGCAGCTTCTGCGCTCCGGCGCTTTGCTCCGGACTTGCACGATGCGGTCGTTGCCGAATGCGTTTCACGGAAAACGCCCCCCTGCCCAAGGGCGAAGATGCTCTGTATTTCTCGGATGCGGAACTGCAGGAAGGCTGGCGTCTCGGTTGCCATCACATGCCGGAACCCGACATGTGCATCACCCTGCCCGAACTGCCCTCGCGCAAGCGTCCGGCTATCTCTCCGGTACCGGCAACCGCAGACAAGCTCAGGTTTGCGGTAGATATAGGCACCACCTCGCTGCATTGGTCCCTGCTTGACAGCGACCGCCGCGTTGCCTCGGGGCAGGAACTCAACCCGCAGCTGGGTGCAGGCAGCGAGGTCATGTCGCGTCTTGCCTTTGCCCGCAACGGAGAGGGCGCGGCCATTCTGCAGCGGCTGGTAACAGACAGGCTGCGCACCCTGCTGGCAAACGCCGGAGCGGATGTGACGGAATGCTGCATTGCCGCCAACTCGGTCATGACCTACCTGCTGCTCGGCAAATCCACCACCTGCCTCGCCTCGGCCCCCTATTCGCTCGGCTACACAGGCGGGCGTGTTGAAACCCTTGAAAATTTGCCGCCCGTCTATATTCCGCCGTTGCCTGCCCCCTTTGTGGGGGGAGACCTTTCCGCCGGAATGCAGGCAGTGCTGGAGCGCAGCCCTGCATACCCCTTCCTGCTGGCAGACCTTGGCACCAACGGAGAGTTTGTGCTTGCCCTGTCACCGGATGAGGCACTCGTCACCAGCGTGGCGCTCGGTCCCGCACTGGAAGGCATTGGCCTGACCTTCGGCACCGTGGCGCAGGCTGGCGTCATTACCCGCTTCACCATGACGCCCAAAGGACTGCAGGGTGTTGCCCTGCCCCATTCACCGGATGGCCCCCCGCCCGTAAAGGGCATAAGCGGCACCGGCTATCTCTCGCTAGTCCATGCGCTGATCAAGTGCGGCCTGCTGCAACGGGACGGCCGTTTTGCCGAACCGCCCTACACGAATCCGCTGGCTGCGCGCCTTGCCGCTCAGATAGACAACCGGTACGGAGAAAAACGCTTCATGCTGCAGGATGACATGTACCTGCTGGCAAGCGATGTGGAGGAGATCCTCAAGGTCAAGGCGGCCTTCACGCTTGCCTACGAGCGGCTTCTTTCCGAAGCTGGCCTGAGCACCGCAGACATACGCACCCTGTATCTTGCCGGTGCGCTCGGCGAACATGCCGACACCGCCGACCTTGAAGGGCTGGGATTCCTGCCCGAAGGAATGGGTGCCCGTGTCTCAAGCCTTGGCAACACCTCGCTGCGCGGAGCGGAACTATTCCTTGTTGACCCCGCAAGGCGCGGTATGGCAGAAGTCTGGACCGCAGCCGTGCGCCACGTGGACCTGACCACCGACCCGGCATTTACCCAAAACTTCACGCATCACATGCGTTTTATATTTTCATGA